The segment CCAATTTTCCATGAAGAATTGGAGGAAGGACTTCTGACCATCGAACAATGGATTGAACAGGAAGACTTCGACAAGATCACGCGCATGGCGCACGGCCTGAAGGGCGCGGCCCGAAGCTATGGCCTCCCGGAACTGGGACGGCAGATGGGCACTCTGGAGCAGGCGGCGCTGGCCAGGGACAGTAAACAGACTGCGGCAGCTCTTCACACCGCAAAGGCCATGAGCAGACATTCTCAGAAACTATAGAGCAGGTACATCTCGCCCAAGGCTTTCCTGCCCTCTCACGACCTGACGGAAGCAATAAACCGCCCCAGACCTCAGCGGACTTCTCCATGCTCGAATCACGGGCCTCAGCCTCGACTCCCATCGATTTCTCAACATACACAGTCATGGTCAGAAACAGCAGATCCACCGTTCCAAACCATCCGTCATTCCCGCTGAGCTGCGTCCAGCACCCGGGCCAACAGGGTTTCCAGATCACAAGGCTTCATCAGGTAGTCCTTCGCTCCAAAGCGCATCCCCTCGATGGCGGCCTGTTCCGAACCATGCCCAGTGAGAAAAATAATCGGCAGTTCAGGGGCCATCTTCTTGAAGATCTTGAGCACCTCAATGCCGTCCATATCCTCCATCTTCAGATCAAGCACACAGACATCGAAATCCTGTTTGCGCAGGGCCTGAATGGCTGATTCCCCCGAAAGGGCCGTGACCACTTCCAGCCCGCGCCGAGTCAAGCGCTTGTACAAGACGTCGACAAAGCCAGCCTCGTCGTCAACCAGCAGGAGTCGGATGGGAGTGTCAGACATGAGATACCGTCCTTTCGATTACCTGAATTTTTCCACCGGTAGCACGCCCCGAAGCCGTGACACAACCTGTTTTCAGTCCTGTATCTCTGAATCTTGCACCTGTAATGTAGGTTAGCAGTGAGATACAGCGTCCCTTTCCTCACTTAACGGAGCAGCAAGGCATGATCGACGGAAGATGAGGAATCCTGTATTTTTCCTTTACTTCCATCCATGTTGTCCTCAGCATCACGCAAAGATACGTTTCGTCGATACCCGAAGCGATACGAAATCAAAAGGAATCACTGATGGATACAAGCACACTGGCTCGTCTGTTCAAACCCAGCCTCAGAGGGCGCATCTATTTCCTGCTTCTGGGGCTGGTGGCCATCAATATCATCGGTGCCAGCGTAACTTTCTGGTACTCCTATCGAACCCGTGACCTGTACACCACGCTTGTGGACTCCGAAATTCAGGCCCTGACCGCCGCCCAAGGCCTGGAATCCGCCCTGGTGATGCAAAAAGGCTTCGCCACCTACTATTTTTTGAATGACGACCCCGCCTGGCTTGAACGTCTGGAATTTCATCATCAGCGATTCGAAGAATGGATCAAGAAGGCCAGGCGCTCCCCTATGGAAATGGAAGCCCTTGAAATCCTGAGCAATATAGAGTCACACTATCTACGCTATGTGGTCAATCGCGACCGTGTACTGGACCTGTACAAGAAAGGACAACGCGATGCGGGAGCCAACCTGCACTGGGAGGTCCGCAAGGAATTTCTGAGTCTTTACAATCTGTGCAAGGCCTACAAGACGTTGCACGAGGAGCTCCTGACCAGGGAAAGTGAAAAATACAAGGAAAAGGCCGATCTGGTGGCCGTCATGGCAGGAGTGGCCCTCCCAGGCTCGGTCCTCTTCGGGGTGCTTCTGGTCCTTATCCTACTCAAGCAGGTCCTGGGCCCCATCCGCCAACTGGCCATGGAAACTCAGGAAAAATCCAAGGTCAACGGCGTAGGAGACGAAGTCGAAGCCTTGCGCCAAAGGGTTCACCACCTGATTACGGACGTGGACAAGGCCAAGAGCAAACTGGAAGAAAGCCGGGAGCATCTGCTCCAGTCCGAAAAACTGGCCATGGTGGGCAAGCTGGCGGCTGGTGTGGCTCATTCCATCCGCAATCCTCTGACATCGGTCAAAATGCGCCTGTTTTCCCTGGAGCGAACCCTGCGTCTGGACTCCGTGCAAAAAGAAGACTTCGAAGTCATCTCCGAAGAAATCCGCCATATCGACACCATCGTGAAGAACTTTCTGGAGTTCGCCAGACCCCCAAAGCTCAAGGTCCAACCCGTGAGTCCGTCAGAGGTAGTGGACACAGCTCTGCAGCTGCTTCGCCACAGGCTGGAATCCCATGGCGTCGAAATAAAGGTCGTTCGCAACAGACGGCTACCCATCCTTGCCGTGGATGGCGATCAGCTCAAGGAAGTCCTGGTCAATCTCCTGCTCAATGCCTGCGACGCCAT is part of the Desulfovibrio ferrophilus genome and harbors:
- a CDS encoding response regulator → MSDTPIRLLLVDDEAGFVDVLYKRLTRRGLEVVTALSGESAIQALRKQDFDVCVLDLKMEDMDGIEVLKIFKKMAPELPIIFLTGHGSEQAAIEGMRFGAKDYLMKPCDLETLLARVLDAAQRE
- a CDS encoding sensor histidine kinase, coding for MDTSTLARLFKPSLRGRIYFLLLGLVAINIIGASVTFWYSYRTRDLYTTLVDSEIQALTAAQGLESALVMQKGFATYYFLNDDPAWLERLEFHHQRFEEWIKKARRSPMEMEALEILSNIESHYLRYVVNRDRVLDLYKKGQRDAGANLHWEVRKEFLSLYNLCKAYKTLHEELLTRESEKYKEKADLVAVMAGVALPGSVLFGVLLVLILLKQVLGPIRQLAMETQEKSKVNGVGDEVEALRQRVHHLITDVDKAKSKLEESREHLLQSEKLAMVGKLAAGVAHSIRNPLTSVKMRLFSLERTLRLDSVQKEDFEVISEEIRHIDTIVKNFLEFARPPKLKVQPVSPSEVVDTALQLLRHRLESHGVEIKVVRNRRLPILAVDGDQLKEVLVNLLLNACDAMAGGGKINIREEEGIIEPRGRVALIRISDTGPGISEDLQAEIFQPFFSTKEEGTGLGLSIARRIVVEHGGWLHVHSTEGQGATFVIGLPCTEEDSWLQS